One window of the Nicotiana tabacum cultivar K326 chromosome 4, ASM71507v2, whole genome shotgun sequence genome contains the following:
- the LOC107822761 gene encoding protein BONZAI 1 isoform X2, producing MGNCCSDVAGGQSAVGGTGKNQNDPAYSPNEAVDAFLKSRGYQGLYSQIELSLSASSLRDRDVLSKSDPMAVLYSKEKDGSLKELSRTEVVLNSLNPKWITKYTIAYYFETVQNLVFRVYDVDTQFHNQDVKMLKLEEQDFLGEASCTLAQIVTKSGRSLTLDLVCGEQSSGQTHARKLGKLTVLAEESVSSKTTIELRLRCSELESKDLFSKSDPFLVVSKATESGMVVPICKTEVIKNDHSPIWKSVFLNIQQIGSKDSPLTIECYDFNSNGKHSLLGKIHKSLSDLEKLHSAGTGANLFIPAALGPNQQNKVLKSQLFVESYSEKIQYTFLDYLAWGYELNFMVAIDFTASNGNPRLPDSLHYIDPSGRPNAYQRAILDVGEVLQYYDTDKHFPAWGFGARPIDGPVSHCFNLNGSNSYCEVEGIQGIMMAYMSALHNVSLAGPTLFGPVITSAAHIASQSFTNNERKYFVLLIITDGVITDLQETMDALVQAADMPLSILIVGVGGADFKEMEILDADKGERLESTTGRVAVRDIVQFVPLRDVQNGDVSVVQSLLAELPSQFLEFMRFRKVQPTL from the exons ATGGGAAATTGCTGCTCCGACGTGGCCGGCGGACAGTCGGCAGTCGGCGGTACCGGAAAAAACCAGAACGATCCAGCTTACTCTCCTAACGAAGCCGTCGATGCCTTCCTTAAGTCTCGCGGTTACCAAGGCCTCTACTCTCAGATCGAG TTGTCTCTATCTGCTTCCAGCTTGCGCGATCGTGATGTGCTTTCCAAG aGTGACCCTATGGCAGTCctttattcaaaagaaaaagatgGTTCATTGAAAGAGCTTAGCCGTACAGAAGTAGTTTTGAACTCATTGAACCCGAAATGGATTACAAAATATACTATTGCTTATTATTTTGAGACAGTGCAGAATTTGGT GTTTCGTGTGTACGATGTTGACACTCAATTTCACAATCAAGATGTCAAG ATGCTTAAACTGGAAGAGCAGGACTTTCTTGGTGAGGCCAGTTGCACATTGGCCCAG ATTGTCACAAAGTCGGGCAGGTCCCTGACCTTGGACCTTGTATGTGGCGAACAATCTTCTGGTCAAACGCATGCTCGAAAGTTAGGCAAGCTTACTGTTTTAGCTGAAGAAAGTGTCAGCTCgaagactactattgagttgagATTAAGATGTTCAGAATTGGAATCAAAGGATTTGTTCTCAAAAAGT GATCCATTTCTGGTGGTCTCAAAAGCTACAGAAAGTGGAATGGTGGTTCCAATTTGCAAAACAGAAGTGATAAAAAATGATCATTCACCCATCTGGAAATCGGTGTTCCTGAATATCCAACAAATTGGAAGTAAG GACAGCCCATTAACTATCGAGTGTTATGACTTCAATAGCAACGGCAAGCATAGTTTACTTGG AAAGATTCACAAGTCACTGTCAGATTTAGAAAAGTTACATTCTGCTGGTACTGGTGCAAATCTTTTTATACCAGCTGCTCTGGGACCTAATCAACAAAACAAG GTTCTGAAGAGTCAGCTTTTCGTGGAAAGCTATTCTGAGAAAATCCAGTATACATTCCTTGATTACTTGGCATGGGGCTATGAACTCAACTTCATGGTGGCCATTGATTTCACTG CTTCCAATGGAAATCCACGCCTCCCTGATTCATTGCATTATATCGACCCTTCAGGACGGCCGAATGCTTATCAGAGA GCAATCTTGGATGTTGGAGAGGTGTTGCAGTATTATGATACAGACAAACATTTTCCTGCTTGGGGTTTTGGAGCACGGCCAATAGATGGCCCAGTTTCTCATTGCTTCAACCTAAATGGTAGCAACAGTTACTGTGAG GTGGAAGGAATCCAGGGTATCATGATGGCATACATGAGTGCTCTTCATAATGTTTCACTTGCAGGTCCAACTTTATTCGGACCAGTGATTACCTCTGCTGCACATATAGCAAGTCAGTCTTTCACGAACAATGAGCGGAAGTATTTCGTTTTGTTAATAATCACG GATGGAGTGATAACAGATCTCCAAGAAACAATGGATGCTCTTGTTCAAGCTGCGGATATGCCATTGTCAATTCTTATTGTTGGGGTTGGAGGAGCAGACTTCAAAGAAATGGAG ATATTAGATGCTGATAAAGGAGAGAGGCTAGAGTCTACAACTGGACGTGTTGCTGTGCGGGATATAGTACAATTTGTTCCTCTCCGAGATGTACAAA ATGGAGATGTCTCAGTTGTTCAATCGCTTTTAGCAGAATTACCTTcccaatttttggaatttatgCGGTTCAGAAAGGTGCAGCCGACTTTATGA
- the LOC107822761 gene encoding protein BONZAI 1 isoform X1, whose product MGNCCSDVAGGQSAVGGTGKNQNDPAYSPNEAVDAFLKSRGYQGLYSQIELSLSASSLRDRDVLSKSDPMAVLYSKEKDGSLKELSRTEVVLNSLNPKWITKYTIAYYFETVQNLVFRVYDVDTQFHNQDVKMLKLEEQDFLGEASCTLAQIVTKSGRSLTLDLVCGEQSSGQTHARKLGKLTVLAEESVSSKTTIELRLRCSELESKDLFSKSDPFLVVSKATESGMVVPICKTEVIKNDHSPIWKSVFLNIQQIGSKDSPLTIECYDFNSNGKHSLLGKIHKSLSDLEKLHSAGTGANLFIPAALGPNQQNKSLDFIQVLKSQLFVESYSEKIQYTFLDYLAWGYELNFMVAIDFTASNGNPRLPDSLHYIDPSGRPNAYQRAILDVGEVLQYYDTDKHFPAWGFGARPIDGPVSHCFNLNGSNSYCEVEGIQGIMMAYMSALHNVSLAGPTLFGPVITSAAHIASQSFTNNERKYFVLLIITDGVITDLQETMDALVQAADMPLSILIVGVGGADFKEMEILDADKGERLESTTGRVAVRDIVQFVPLRDVQNGDVSVVQSLLAELPSQFLEFMRFRKVQPTL is encoded by the exons ATGGGAAATTGCTGCTCCGACGTGGCCGGCGGACAGTCGGCAGTCGGCGGTACCGGAAAAAACCAGAACGATCCAGCTTACTCTCCTAACGAAGCCGTCGATGCCTTCCTTAAGTCTCGCGGTTACCAAGGCCTCTACTCTCAGATCGAG TTGTCTCTATCTGCTTCCAGCTTGCGCGATCGTGATGTGCTTTCCAAG aGTGACCCTATGGCAGTCctttattcaaaagaaaaagatgGTTCATTGAAAGAGCTTAGCCGTACAGAAGTAGTTTTGAACTCATTGAACCCGAAATGGATTACAAAATATACTATTGCTTATTATTTTGAGACAGTGCAGAATTTGGT GTTTCGTGTGTACGATGTTGACACTCAATTTCACAATCAAGATGTCAAG ATGCTTAAACTGGAAGAGCAGGACTTTCTTGGTGAGGCCAGTTGCACATTGGCCCAG ATTGTCACAAAGTCGGGCAGGTCCCTGACCTTGGACCTTGTATGTGGCGAACAATCTTCTGGTCAAACGCATGCTCGAAAGTTAGGCAAGCTTACTGTTTTAGCTGAAGAAAGTGTCAGCTCgaagactactattgagttgagATTAAGATGTTCAGAATTGGAATCAAAGGATTTGTTCTCAAAAAGT GATCCATTTCTGGTGGTCTCAAAAGCTACAGAAAGTGGAATGGTGGTTCCAATTTGCAAAACAGAAGTGATAAAAAATGATCATTCACCCATCTGGAAATCGGTGTTCCTGAATATCCAACAAATTGGAAGTAAG GACAGCCCATTAACTATCGAGTGTTATGACTTCAATAGCAACGGCAAGCATAGTTTACTTGG AAAGATTCACAAGTCACTGTCAGATTTAGAAAAGTTACATTCTGCTGGTACTGGTGCAAATCTTTTTATACCAGCTGCTCTGGGACCTAATCAACAAAACAAG TCACTGGATTTTATCCAGGTTCTGAAGAGTCAGCTTTTCGTGGAAAGCTATTCTGAGAAAATCCAGTATACATTCCTTGATTACTTGGCATGGGGCTATGAACTCAACTTCATGGTGGCCATTGATTTCACTG CTTCCAATGGAAATCCACGCCTCCCTGATTCATTGCATTATATCGACCCTTCAGGACGGCCGAATGCTTATCAGAGA GCAATCTTGGATGTTGGAGAGGTGTTGCAGTATTATGATACAGACAAACATTTTCCTGCTTGGGGTTTTGGAGCACGGCCAATAGATGGCCCAGTTTCTCATTGCTTCAACCTAAATGGTAGCAACAGTTACTGTGAG GTGGAAGGAATCCAGGGTATCATGATGGCATACATGAGTGCTCTTCATAATGTTTCACTTGCAGGTCCAACTTTATTCGGACCAGTGATTACCTCTGCTGCACATATAGCAAGTCAGTCTTTCACGAACAATGAGCGGAAGTATTTCGTTTTGTTAATAATCACG GATGGAGTGATAACAGATCTCCAAGAAACAATGGATGCTCTTGTTCAAGCTGCGGATATGCCATTGTCAATTCTTATTGTTGGGGTTGGAGGAGCAGACTTCAAAGAAATGGAG ATATTAGATGCTGATAAAGGAGAGAGGCTAGAGTCTACAACTGGACGTGTTGCTGTGCGGGATATAGTACAATTTGTTCCTCTCCGAGATGTACAAA ATGGAGATGTCTCAGTTGTTCAATCGCTTTTAGCAGAATTACCTTcccaatttttggaatttatgCGGTTCAGAAAGGTGCAGCCGACTTTATGA
- the LOC107822761 gene encoding protein BONZAI 1 isoform X4: MAVLYSKEKDGSLKELSRTEVVLNSLNPKWITKYTIAYYFETVQNLVFRVYDVDTQFHNQDVKMLKLEEQDFLGEASCTLAQIVTKSGRSLTLDLVCGEQSSGQTHARKLGKLTVLAEESVSSKTTIELRLRCSELESKDLFSKSDPFLVVSKATESGMVVPICKTEVIKNDHSPIWKSVFLNIQQIGSKDSPLTIECYDFNSNGKHSLLGKIHKSLSDLEKLHSAGTGANLFIPAALGPNQQNKVLKSQLFVESYSEKIQYTFLDYLAWGYELNFMVAIDFTASNGNPRLPDSLHYIDPSGRPNAYQRAILDVGEVLQYYDTDKHFPAWGFGARPIDGPVSHCFNLNGSNSYCEVEGIQGIMMAYMSALHNVSLAGPTLFGPVITSAAHIASQSFTNNERKYFVLLIITDGVITDLQETMDALVQAADMPLSILIVGVGGADFKEMEILDADKGERLESTTGRVAVRDIVQFVPLRDVQNGDVSVVQSLLAELPSQFLEFMRFRKVQPTL; this comes from the exons ATGGCAGTCctttattcaaaagaaaaagatgGTTCATTGAAAGAGCTTAGCCGTACAGAAGTAGTTTTGAACTCATTGAACCCGAAATGGATTACAAAATATACTATTGCTTATTATTTTGAGACAGTGCAGAATTTGGT GTTTCGTGTGTACGATGTTGACACTCAATTTCACAATCAAGATGTCAAG ATGCTTAAACTGGAAGAGCAGGACTTTCTTGGTGAGGCCAGTTGCACATTGGCCCAG ATTGTCACAAAGTCGGGCAGGTCCCTGACCTTGGACCTTGTATGTGGCGAACAATCTTCTGGTCAAACGCATGCTCGAAAGTTAGGCAAGCTTACTGTTTTAGCTGAAGAAAGTGTCAGCTCgaagactactattgagttgagATTAAGATGTTCAGAATTGGAATCAAAGGATTTGTTCTCAAAAAGT GATCCATTTCTGGTGGTCTCAAAAGCTACAGAAAGTGGAATGGTGGTTCCAATTTGCAAAACAGAAGTGATAAAAAATGATCATTCACCCATCTGGAAATCGGTGTTCCTGAATATCCAACAAATTGGAAGTAAG GACAGCCCATTAACTATCGAGTGTTATGACTTCAATAGCAACGGCAAGCATAGTTTACTTGG AAAGATTCACAAGTCACTGTCAGATTTAGAAAAGTTACATTCTGCTGGTACTGGTGCAAATCTTTTTATACCAGCTGCTCTGGGACCTAATCAACAAAACAAG GTTCTGAAGAGTCAGCTTTTCGTGGAAAGCTATTCTGAGAAAATCCAGTATACATTCCTTGATTACTTGGCATGGGGCTATGAACTCAACTTCATGGTGGCCATTGATTTCACTG CTTCCAATGGAAATCCACGCCTCCCTGATTCATTGCATTATATCGACCCTTCAGGACGGCCGAATGCTTATCAGAGA GCAATCTTGGATGTTGGAGAGGTGTTGCAGTATTATGATACAGACAAACATTTTCCTGCTTGGGGTTTTGGAGCACGGCCAATAGATGGCCCAGTTTCTCATTGCTTCAACCTAAATGGTAGCAACAGTTACTGTGAG GTGGAAGGAATCCAGGGTATCATGATGGCATACATGAGTGCTCTTCATAATGTTTCACTTGCAGGTCCAACTTTATTCGGACCAGTGATTACCTCTGCTGCACATATAGCAAGTCAGTCTTTCACGAACAATGAGCGGAAGTATTTCGTTTTGTTAATAATCACG GATGGAGTGATAACAGATCTCCAAGAAACAATGGATGCTCTTGTTCAAGCTGCGGATATGCCATTGTCAATTCTTATTGTTGGGGTTGGAGGAGCAGACTTCAAAGAAATGGAG ATATTAGATGCTGATAAAGGAGAGAGGCTAGAGTCTACAACTGGACGTGTTGCTGTGCGGGATATAGTACAATTTGTTCCTCTCCGAGATGTACAAA ATGGAGATGTCTCAGTTGTTCAATCGCTTTTAGCAGAATTACCTTcccaatttttggaatttatgCGGTTCAGAAAGGTGCAGCCGACTTTATGA
- the LOC107822761 gene encoding protein BONZAI 1 isoform X3, with product MAVLYSKEKDGSLKELSRTEVVLNSLNPKWITKYTIAYYFETVQNLVFRVYDVDTQFHNQDVKMLKLEEQDFLGEASCTLAQIVTKSGRSLTLDLVCGEQSSGQTHARKLGKLTVLAEESVSSKTTIELRLRCSELESKDLFSKSDPFLVVSKATESGMVVPICKTEVIKNDHSPIWKSVFLNIQQIGSKDSPLTIECYDFNSNGKHSLLGKIHKSLSDLEKLHSAGTGANLFIPAALGPNQQNKSLDFIQVLKSQLFVESYSEKIQYTFLDYLAWGYELNFMVAIDFTASNGNPRLPDSLHYIDPSGRPNAYQRAILDVGEVLQYYDTDKHFPAWGFGARPIDGPVSHCFNLNGSNSYCEVEGIQGIMMAYMSALHNVSLAGPTLFGPVITSAAHIASQSFTNNERKYFVLLIITDGVITDLQETMDALVQAADMPLSILIVGVGGADFKEMEILDADKGERLESTTGRVAVRDIVQFVPLRDVQNGDVSVVQSLLAELPSQFLEFMRFRKVQPTL from the exons ATGGCAGTCctttattcaaaagaaaaagatgGTTCATTGAAAGAGCTTAGCCGTACAGAAGTAGTTTTGAACTCATTGAACCCGAAATGGATTACAAAATATACTATTGCTTATTATTTTGAGACAGTGCAGAATTTGGT GTTTCGTGTGTACGATGTTGACACTCAATTTCACAATCAAGATGTCAAG ATGCTTAAACTGGAAGAGCAGGACTTTCTTGGTGAGGCCAGTTGCACATTGGCCCAG ATTGTCACAAAGTCGGGCAGGTCCCTGACCTTGGACCTTGTATGTGGCGAACAATCTTCTGGTCAAACGCATGCTCGAAAGTTAGGCAAGCTTACTGTTTTAGCTGAAGAAAGTGTCAGCTCgaagactactattgagttgagATTAAGATGTTCAGAATTGGAATCAAAGGATTTGTTCTCAAAAAGT GATCCATTTCTGGTGGTCTCAAAAGCTACAGAAAGTGGAATGGTGGTTCCAATTTGCAAAACAGAAGTGATAAAAAATGATCATTCACCCATCTGGAAATCGGTGTTCCTGAATATCCAACAAATTGGAAGTAAG GACAGCCCATTAACTATCGAGTGTTATGACTTCAATAGCAACGGCAAGCATAGTTTACTTGG AAAGATTCACAAGTCACTGTCAGATTTAGAAAAGTTACATTCTGCTGGTACTGGTGCAAATCTTTTTATACCAGCTGCTCTGGGACCTAATCAACAAAACAAG TCACTGGATTTTATCCAGGTTCTGAAGAGTCAGCTTTTCGTGGAAAGCTATTCTGAGAAAATCCAGTATACATTCCTTGATTACTTGGCATGGGGCTATGAACTCAACTTCATGGTGGCCATTGATTTCACTG CTTCCAATGGAAATCCACGCCTCCCTGATTCATTGCATTATATCGACCCTTCAGGACGGCCGAATGCTTATCAGAGA GCAATCTTGGATGTTGGAGAGGTGTTGCAGTATTATGATACAGACAAACATTTTCCTGCTTGGGGTTTTGGAGCACGGCCAATAGATGGCCCAGTTTCTCATTGCTTCAACCTAAATGGTAGCAACAGTTACTGTGAG GTGGAAGGAATCCAGGGTATCATGATGGCATACATGAGTGCTCTTCATAATGTTTCACTTGCAGGTCCAACTTTATTCGGACCAGTGATTACCTCTGCTGCACATATAGCAAGTCAGTCTTTCACGAACAATGAGCGGAAGTATTTCGTTTTGTTAATAATCACG GATGGAGTGATAACAGATCTCCAAGAAACAATGGATGCTCTTGTTCAAGCTGCGGATATGCCATTGTCAATTCTTATTGTTGGGGTTGGAGGAGCAGACTTCAAAGAAATGGAG ATATTAGATGCTGATAAAGGAGAGAGGCTAGAGTCTACAACTGGACGTGTTGCTGTGCGGGATATAGTACAATTTGTTCCTCTCCGAGATGTACAAA ATGGAGATGTCTCAGTTGTTCAATCGCTTTTAGCAGAATTACCTTcccaatttttggaatttatgCGGTTCAGAAAGGTGCAGCCGACTTTATGA